CGCCACTGAAAAGGTTCCAATATCTGCAGGGGTATACCGTTCTTGTCAACTTGATGTTTTGCTGGACGACGCTTTGGTGGATATGGCCCTGGTAGATGTAGCCGTCTATAATGATCGATTTATTGCATCCCGGGCGGTCTGGGATATGGAAAAGGTGACCCAGCTTTTTTTGACCCGGTGCCGGCCCGATTCCATTGGCTTGTCTGCTGTCGGTGGCCAATTGGCTGATGTCACGCCCCAGGAACACCGGGGCTTATATCTGCAGCTAAAAGACAGTGCCGAACAAAAGGTTATTGCGGCAATTGCGCCGGGGCTTCTTCAAAACGTCGGGGTGAGCCATTGGCATTTTATGGAAGTGGGCGAATCGGTGAACGTGGAGACCGAACGGTGCGTGCTGGCGCTTGACGGTGAACGGGAAGTTTCGATAAAGCCTGATCAATCTGCTATGATTCGGTTGTCATCCGATGGACCGCTGGTTATTGATATTCGAAAAACCATGTCCTATGCGCAGAAAAATCAAATCATGGTAACCACTGGCGGTTAGATCAGGTCCAAAAACACTATATTAAGGAGAGAATGATGTCAGATGTTTTAAAAGCCGCATTTATTTTTGTGGCGCCTGAGGCAGATCCCAAAACCCATCGGCAGTGGGTTGAAACACCAAAGGTAAAATTGCTGGCCGTGGCTGTAAAAAATTATGATCAAGCGGCGGAAACCGCAAAGCAGCTTCTGGCAGAAGGCATTGGTGCCATTGAATTATGCGGCGGCTTCGGTAACAAGGGCACGGCCATAATCACTGAGGCGGTGGAAGGAAAAATTCCCGTGGGTGTTGTCCGTTTCGACATTCACCCAGGACTTGGCAATGCTTCAGGAGATGGATTGTTTATTTAAATTTTTTGTTTGGACGAGAACTTACCGTGCTTCCGGGCAAGTTTTCGTCCAAAATTATTTGATTTAAAAGTGTTTATTAATCAATTTAATCGAATAAATCTTCCAGTGCTTCAAACACATAGGACATATACATAAGCTTTGGGGAACCGCCCATGGCCACTGCCAACATCGCGGCCTGGAGGATGTCTTCCCTGGCCGCGCCTAAGGCGGCGGCATTTTCAATATGCAATGTAATGCACATATCGCATTGGGACGCAACCGCACAGCTTACAAGTATCAGTTCCTGGGTTACGGGAGGCAAATTCCCGATTTTACCCAACGAGCCTGTGAATTGCAGGTATTTTCCGTATTCTTCCGGTGCGTATTGCTGTAAATAGGTCATGGCCTGGGCTGCTTTTTCCGGTGCACTGCTCATTTGATTCTCCTTTATTATGAAAGTTACAATTTATCAGATGCGCATTGAATTCCAATTTGGAGCCTTAATTCTTGACAGTTAATAGTGCAAATCCTATACCGAAAGTTAATAAAAAAATATTATAAAATTAGATAGTTATCTTAATTAGAATTGTGTAACCCATTCAAAATGTGTTCAAAAATGGAACATAAAAAAAATAGGTGTTGAAATTTGGAACAACGTCAGGCTTAAAGTACAAAACATAAATAAAATAGTGTCTGACCGAAAACCTGGAAATTTTGTCTAGTACAAGGCGGGCGTAAATTTTAACCGGAGGAATACAAGGCGTATTTCGAGGATTAAAATTTGCGACCAACGAAGTAATCGGCAAAATTTACGGTTTTCGGTCGGGCACAAAATAACTGACCAGTATTACAGGACCCTTCCATGCGTTATTATTTAAATACCCAAACCGATCCCGCGTTCAACCTTGCTGCCGAAGAATATTTGTTGAAAAGTACCAATGAAGACTGCTGCATGCTCTGGCGTAATCACAATACAATTGTTGTGGGCAGAAATCAGAACACCTTATCCCAGATCAATCCTGAATTTGTACAAAAACACGACATCAAAGTGGTGCGTCGCATCACAGGCGGCGGGGCGGTCTACCATGATCTGGGAAATATCAACTTTACATTCATCAAGGTGGGGGAACAGACAAAAAAAATCGATTTTTCCGCTTATACCCGACCCATCCTTGAGTATCTCAATCAAGTGTCTGTCCCGGCCAGGCTTGACGGTCGCAATGACCTGACTGTGGACGGGCTTAAAATTTCAGGAAATGCCCAGCATATCCATAAAGACCGGGTACTTCACCATGGCACCCTTCTTTTTGATGTGAACCTGGAAATGTTGGCCACCGTACTTTTGGTGAACCCTGAGAAATACAGGGACAAGGCAGTTCAGTCCATCCGAAGCCGGGTAACCAACATCAGAAAGTATCTTTTGGACCACCCAACGGTTGAACAATTTATGGAAGACCTTGGCCGGTATATGCAAAAAGCCTATCAAGCTGTACTGACACGGTTCAGTGATGATGATCTTAAGCAGATTAACGATCTTGCTCAGAAAAGATATCGGCAGTGGGACTGGAATTTTGGTGATTCACCGGCCTATGATTTTTCCAGATCCATCCGTACCCCAGGCGGCACCATTGATATCAGAATGAAGGTCAAAGAGGGCACAATTCAACGCATTCGTATTTTTGGCGATTTTTTTGGCATTGATCCTGTCAGCGATATGGAAAAACGGCTTACTGGATGCCGTCATGACCATCAGTCCATCAAAAAGATATTGAATGCTGTTGATATAGAACGCTATATTAAAGATGTGACAGTTGATCAACTGCTTCATTGCATGTTTTGAATATTTAAAAAAGGAGTTTTTTATGGATATAATAACCCATCAACTAATAGACAATGAACTGTGCGGAACACCCGTTATGGTGGAAGACGGAAAGAGCTGTGTGGAATATACGACCACGCCCAGAATGGCGGCAGATGACTCAGGTCTGGTGCATGGCGGATTTATTTTTGGACTTGCCGACTATGCTGCCATGCTTGCAGTCAACCACCCTAATGTTGTTCTTGGTGGGGCAAATGTTAAATTTTTAAAGCCTGTCAAAGCAGGCGAGTCCGTATATGCCCAGGCCAGTGTCACATCCGTGTCCGGTAAAAAACAGATGGTCAGCGTTGAGGTTAAACGTGAAGATGAGGTGGTTTTCAAAGGGGAATTTTCCTGCTTTGTTCTGGAAAAACACGTTCTTGGATAACAAAAATTCCAAGCGCCCATGTTTCACCAATGCAGGGCGCTTGGAATTTTGTGAACTATTTTAAGCACTTTTATATGAAAGTACCACTCAGTTGCTGAGTTTCTTTCATGTTTTGTTGTGGGACAAGCCTGGATGCTGATTGATAAGACCAGGTCGGTCCATGGCCGTTATTTTAAGCGTCTTGGGGTGTTTTGATCATATCGCTTTCCATCATGTCAGCAATACCTAACGCGGAATTCAGGGCATCATTAATCATGAAAAGCTGAATCTTTAATGTTTTTAATGAAGCCGGAGTGGCCGAGATCTGTTCCTCTGACGCAAGAAGTGACGAAAACATATCTGCTTTCAGGGCAAACCCGGACAAACGATCACTGAATTGGACGATCTGCTTTGCCCACTTGTCCCGTTCTTCCCTTGTAAGTTCGATATTTGCGTTGTCAGTGCCGTTAATCAGGTGGTCAATCTGGTACTCCTGGGGGTTGGCAATGATTTCGTACATAGTTCGTGCTCCTTTTCATTTAAAAAGTCCAAGCCGATGGCCAAGTAAAATTTTTGCCTTCAAAGCATGGTGTCTGGCCAGGGACGACGGCATATTAATAGTATGCCCAATGTCTGGTCAGAGGTCATAACGCGGTAAGGTAAAAAAATTTTAAGACGCCATCAAATTTTGAGAAGGATAAGCGGGCGCAGGGTGTTAGTCAAGCTTAGATGCTGAGAACATTGAAGATTCATATATATTTTGTCTAAAGATGATTTTAATAAGCCTCTAATATTCGCATTCAAATGATTTTTTCTATTTTTGAATACTTGAATAAGAATTCATTTTATTTTTCTTGTAAAAAATAATCCAGGATATCTCCCTGGGTGTAAATAATTTTCAATATCGACAGATAAAAGGAGGAGCGGGCATTGGATATGCGCCGTTGGGCATCTACAAGTAAGGTGTTGGCGTCCATGACATCAATACTGTCTGCCATGCCGTATTTGAACTGCATCTGAACAGCATTGAAATTTTCCTCGGCAGATTTGACTTCATCAGCAAGATTAATCAGGGTAGATTTTGCGGTGTTAAATTCCAGAAAAGACTGTTTTGATTCAAGGATAACCACCTTTTTTTCGTTGGCCAGGGACAGCGCTGCCTGGCGCAGTCGTGCCACAGCCTGGCGTACCTGGGCACGCCGTAATCCACCGTCAAACAGGGTAAATATGAGCTGGGCCTGGATGTATGCCTCTTCGGTATCATATTTCGTTTGGGTTCCGGGTCCCGTATCATAGAAATGTCTTTTTCCCGGTAACCGCCTTCAAGTTCAATACGGGGCCAGTAGTCACCCTTTTCATAGGCAATGGTCCGCTGGGCAATCTCAACATCCTTTTGGGCTTCCATGATTTCATAACGGTTTTCAAGGGCATGGGATTTTATCTGTTCAAGGGTGACTGAAAAATTTTCAACTTCTTTGATATCTCCCGGGGCAATGGAAAATTGATCTTCTATGCCGGTAAGCCTTACGATGCCGGCCTTGGCTGTCCGGACATTATTAATCGCCACAATCTGGTTGGTTTTAGCCTTTGACAATTCCGCCTGGGCCCGGAACAGGGCCGTCTTTGTCACACTGCCCACAGAGAGTTTTTCATTCACTGAATTTTTGTATATGTTCAAGCGTTCAACTTCGGCATCCGCCACCTCCACCAGGCGTTTTAAATTCAATGCCTGGATATAGGCTTGAGATACCTGGAAAATATAATTGCTGCGAATGGCTTGTTCTGAAAATTTTGCCTTTTCAATGCTTTTTTTACTGACATCATAGGCGATCAGCTCTTTGCCGTTCAGCGTAAATGACTGGGTGAGTTTTCCGCCTAATGTATTGACATCCGGCGTATAAATATCATCGTTTTTATAATTCAGGTAACTGCCGTACAGCGCAGCAGAAGGGATAAGCACGGACTGGGCCCGTTTTTTGTCCTGCTCTGCAATGTAGGTCTGTTCTTTAGCAATCTGGATGGTTTCTGCATTTTTATTGGCCACTTGGCACAATTGTTTCAAAGTATATGACGGTTCACAGAGGGCTTGTCCGGCAAATCCGAAAACCAGTAATAGTAATGCCTGAACACAGCTATGAATTTTTTTCATATTTAATTTTCCCAGTCCCTTTTTTGAAAAAGCATATTAATTAATACAGCTCTTTAAACTTTTGTTGTGGGTCGAGCATACGTATTGATAGATTCAGCCAATCCATGGCTGTTATATACCAGAGTTGGCAATAATTTCAAAAAGGAATCAACCTGGCTATAAGGATATTTCATCTTCGGTTCTAAGCTGAGAGTTCACTGAAAATGGTGATTGTTTACTGTACTCTTGGGTTTTCAATTCTTTTTTTAAAATTTTCCCTATATTGGATTTGGGCAGCTCTTTTCTGAACGCCACAGCCACAGGAAGTTTGTACTTGGCAAGCTTGGTCGCGCAATAGTCAATAATTTCTTTTTCCGTCATTGTCTCTTCTTCTTTGAGGACAACAAACGCTTTGACTGCTTCACCGCGTTTGGGGTGGGGGATGCCGACAACACAGGCTTCAAGAATTTTTGGATGCTCATACAGTACTTCGTCAATATCCCTGGGATAGACATTGTAACCGCTGGAGACAATCACATCCTTTATACGGTCTACAATATAGAAATAACCGTTTTCGTCCATTTGAGCAATGTCGCCTGAGCGCAGAAAGCCATCTTTGGTGATCGCTTTACTTGTGGCATCAGGCTGGTTTAAATATCCTTTCATGACCTGCGGACCTTTGATGAGAAGCTCGCCGGACTCTCCTGTGGGCACCTGTTTGGTATAGTCTTCAAGGTCCACAATTTTGCAGATCGTGTCGGGGAGGGGAAGCCCAATACTGCCCACAACCCGTTTGCCCTGGAAGGGATTCATATGGGTGACCGGCGTGCATTCAGTGAGGCCAAAGCCTTCCACGATAATCGAGTCTGTTTTTTCCTGAAAACGATTGATGATCTCCAGTGGAAGTGGCGCAGAACCGGAAAAACTGGCCCTTATTGAACTTAGATCTGTTTTTTCCATATCCGGATGGTCCAATATCCCAATGTACATGGTGGGCACCATAGGGGCAAAGGATACTTTGTATTTGGAAATGGCTTCTATAAGCTGCTTGGACTGGGGTTTGGGTAAAAGCACATTTCGCCACCCCATTTTGACGGCATAGTTCATGGACGTGGACATACCGAATACATGGAAAAAGGGAAGGGCACCCAGCATGGTCTCCTGTCCTTTCACAAATTCGGGAAACCAAGCATCGAGTTGCTGAACCTGGTAAGAGATATTTTTGTGGGTGAGCATGACCCCTTTGGAGGCCCCTGTGGTGCCGCCGGTATATTGGTACATGGCCACATCGTCCATGGTTACATTCGCCTGACCTGTGTCTGGAGGAGATTCGGCAATTAAATCCTGAAAGTCATAAAGGCCGGGGGCTGGAGGAACATCTTTGGCCAGACCTTTTTTGGGGGCTGCCAGGGGGAAAAGCAAACGTTTAAAAAAGGAAAGGTAAGTACCGATAGATGCATAAACGATAGCCTCAATATCTGTTTTTTCCCGCAGTTCTAACATACGGTCTACTAAAATATCTTGTGTGATCAGAAGTTTGGCGCCTGAATCCGTTAACTGACGCTCAAGTTCCCTGTCTGCGTATAAGGGATTATTCAATACAACAATGCCGCCAATTTTTAATGTGGCATAATAAGCGACCACGCAAGGGATAATATTAGGTAGCAAAATTGCCACACGGTCCCCTTTTTTTATCCCCAATTCCTTCAAGGCCGTGGCAAATCTGCAAACAGTGTCATTGAAATGCGTATAAGTCATGGCATATCCCTGGAAGATCAACGCCGGGTTATCGGGAAAGTTTTTTGCTGATTGTTCAAGATACTGAGGAATCAGAATGTTCTGATAGTCAACGTGCAAGGGAATACCTTGGGCATAGGATTCGGTCCAGATTTTTTTTTCATAAGCACTTGTGTTCGACAAGGCTTTCTCCTCTGAATAAGAATGATTGAAAATCTAAAGGAAAAAATAAGCATGAGTAGTATAGTAATTGATAGAAAGAAATGAATTGCCCTGTCAAGGGAAAAGTAGGGAATCATTAAAATATGTTAAATTTTGTAAAAGAACGGGCTTCGGTGTAAAATTGACCTTTATTAAAGGTTATGAAATTTAACCATTAGATGGTTTTTTTAATGGAATTATGTTTGCATCGGCATTGCGGGCGCAGACCGATACAAACATTTTTTATGTATCATATTTTTGGGGGGGAGCGAAGGTGTTAACTTAGTCCAGTAGTGAGCCTGAACCACCTTTTCTGGAAGATATGCTCAGACCAATAACCCAGCCAAGGAGAAGTACGACGACGCCGGCCAAAAACCATTTGATCATGCCCGTCTTAAATAAGAATTCGCTATTTCCTTTTTGCTGGGCAAGCTCGGTTGACAAAGATGCGTTTCGGGCTTTGAGCTGTTTATTTTCTTCTAACGTATCGGTTACGTTCGCGGCGGCTGCCTTAAGCGCAGTGTATTTTGATTTTAGTGCTTCATGGTCTTGGATCAGGGCTTGGTTCTCTTTTTTAAGCTGTTCCATAACAACCTGGTCTGCCTTTACCGACAATGCCTTTATTTTTTCTTCAAGGGCGGCATTCTCTTTTTTTAGCCGGTCTATGATTATTGATTTAGGGGGATCCGTTACAACATAACTTTTGTCCACCCATCCCTGCTCTCCGGATGCAAGTGCCACCTTAAGGTATCCGTTTTTTTCTGTAATTACGGTTAAAGGTGTATCGCTTTTTAAGGCGGAAAGAACAGGGTAGTTCGTGCCGGGCCCTTCTCTGAATGTGAGAATGAGCATATCAGAGACATAAGCGGTCTGGGCATGGCATAACACTGCAGTCCCGGTAAATATTAAA
The DNA window shown above is from uncultured Desulfobacter sp. and carries:
- a CDS encoding TolC family protein; this encodes MQAQLIFTLFDGGLRRAQVRQAVARLRQAALSLANEKKVVILESKQSFLEFNTAKSTLINLADEVKSAEENFNAVQMQFKYGMADSIDVMDANTLLVDAQRRISNARSSFYLSILKIIYTQGDILDYFLQEK
- a CDS encoding carboxymuconolactone decarboxylase family protein gives rise to the protein MSSAPEKAAQAMTYLQQYAPEEYGKYLQFTGSLGKIGNLPPVTQELILVSCAVASQCDMCITLHIENAAALGAAREDILQAAMLAVAMGGSPKLMYMSYVFEALEDLFD
- a CDS encoding DUF6506 family protein, with product MMSDVLKAAFIFVAPEADPKTHRQWVETPKVKLLAVAVKNYDQAAETAKQLLAEGIGAIELCGGFGNKGTAIITEAVEGKIPVGVVRFDIHPGLGNASGDGLFI
- a CDS encoding NAD(+)/NADH kinase yields the protein MPCVGIIANPVSGKDIRRLVAHGSVFDNQEKVRIVRRLLTGLEAAGVTRVWYMPDEYAIVPRAVQGVTTALDLAEMPIMAKGNQCDSIAAGQWVGQHEVDAVIVLGGDGTCRAVAKKNNGKTPMLPISTGTNNVFSYMIEATIGGIAAGLIATEKVPISAGVYRSCQLDVLLDDALVDMALVDVAVYNDRFIASRAVWDMEKVTQLFLTRCRPDSIGLSAVGGQLADVTPQEHRGLYLQLKDSAEQKVIAAIAPGLLQNVGVSHWHFMEVGESVNVETERCVLALDGEREVSIKPDQSAMIRLSSDGPLVIDIRKTMSYAQKNQIMVTTGG
- a CDS encoding long-chain fatty acid--CoA ligase, yielding MSNTSAYEKKIWTESYAQGIPLHVDYQNILIPQYLEQSAKNFPDNPALIFQGYAMTYTHFNDTVCRFATALKELGIKKGDRVAILLPNIIPCVVAYYATLKIGGIVVLNNPLYADRELERQLTDSGAKLLITQDILVDRMLELREKTDIEAIVYASIGTYLSFFKRLLFPLAAPKKGLAKDVPPAPGLYDFQDLIAESPPDTGQANVTMDDVAMYQYTGGTTGASKGVMLTHKNISYQVQQLDAWFPEFVKGQETMLGALPFFHVFGMSTSMNYAVKMGWRNVLLPKPQSKQLIEAISKYKVSFAPMVPTMYIGILDHPDMEKTDLSSIRASFSGSAPLPLEIINRFQEKTDSIIVEGFGLTECTPVTHMNPFQGKRVVGSIGLPLPDTICKIVDLEDYTKQVPTGESGELLIKGPQVMKGYLNQPDATSKAITKDGFLRSGDIAQMDENGYFYIVDRIKDVIVSSGYNVYPRDIDEVLYEHPKILEACVVGIPHPKRGEAVKAFVVLKEEETMTEKEIIDYCATKLAKYKLPVAVAFRKELPKSNIGKILKKELKTQEYSKQSPFSVNSQLRTEDEISL
- a CDS encoding PaaI family thioesterase, which codes for MDIITHQLIDNELCGTPVMVEDGKSCVEYTTTPRMAADDSGLVHGGFIFGLADYAAMLAVNHPNVVLGGANVKFLKPVKAGESVYAQASVTSVSGKKQMVSVEVKREDEVVFKGEFSCFVLEKHVLG
- a CDS encoding lipoate--protein ligase, producing MRYYLNTQTDPAFNLAAEEYLLKSTNEDCCMLWRNHNTIVVGRNQNTLSQINPEFVQKHDIKVVRRITGGGAVYHDLGNINFTFIKVGEQTKKIDFSAYTRPILEYLNQVSVPARLDGRNDLTVDGLKISGNAQHIHKDRVLHHGTLLFDVNLEMLATVLLVNPEKYRDKAVQSIRSRVTNIRKYLLDHPTVEQFMEDLGRYMQKAYQAVLTRFSDDDLKQINDLAQKRYRQWDWNFGDSPAYDFSRSIRTPGGTIDIRMKVKEGTIQRIRIFGDFFGIDPVSDMEKRLTGCRHDHQSIKKILNAVDIERYIKDVTVDQLLHCMF
- a CDS encoding TIGR04211 family SH3 domain-containing protein, with the protein product MTKLFSRICAVVLIFTGTAVLCHAQTAYVSDMLILTFREGPGTNYPVLSALKSDTPLTVITEKNGYLKVALASGEQGWVDKSYVVTDPPKSIIIDRLKKENAALEEKIKALSVKADQVVMEQLKKENQALIQDHEALKSKYTALKAAAANVTDTLEENKQLKARNASLSTELAQQKGNSEFLFKTGMIKWFLAGVVVLLLGWVIGLSISSRKGGSGSLLD